The DNA window TGACGCTCACCCGCACCGCCGATACGAATGGCTACACCGCCAATGACATTCTCGGCTCTGCCACAGGCTCCACCGCTGCGCTTTCCTTCACAAACATAGGGCCAAGCGGGGCGGAAGTTACGATTTCCAGTGTGGAATTGGAAATTGACTCATCTGGCGTCATCTCCGGCGAAACCTCATATCGCCTCTATCTCTACAACGTAACGCCACAGAGTGCTGTAGGCGATAATGGCGCATTCGATTTGCCATCAGGTGACCGCGCATCATTTCTTGGATACGTGGATCTCGGGACGCCGGTCGATCTCGGTTCGACGCTCTATGTGCGCGCCGACAATGTGAATACGCAGGTCAAACTTTCTGGCACGGGCCTCTTTGGCTATCTCGTGACGGCAGGGGCCTATACGCCCGCGAGCGCGCGCGTCTATAAGATCACGCTGCACGCCGTGTTCTGATGACAGTCGATTATTTTGCCGCAAATGGTTCGACCTATCCAAACTACGACAATATCGGTCCGTGCGCGTTTTTCGATCTCACGGATAACAAAACGTGGGACTGCCACGAAATATGGAACGGGTCGCATCGCGCCATCGCGGTCACGGTCTTCGACCACGCGACTGGTGCGATTGATGAATATGTCATCTCCACCAATACCCTGACCAACGACGGTCATGGTGAAGGTGCGTTGTGCATGACTCCGGATGGCCGTGTGCTTCTGTTCTGGGGGTGCCATCTTTCCCCGTGCCATATCGCGATCACCACAAATCCGCGCGATCCAACGGATTGGACGATCCTCACCGACTTGACGACAGATGGCGGGGTTTCGTATCCCCATCCTGTGCTGGTCGGTTCTGCGATTTGGCTACAGCTCCGCGACACCTTCAGCGGCACGCACAAGCCGTGCGTCATGTTCCATACGACGACACTTTCCGGGACGACCGTTGATTGGTCATCTCCAATTGCTGTCGCGGATTTCGGCAATAGCACATGGTTCTATGCGAGCCTGATGTATGCCAAAGGCACGGATTTGCATTGGGTTGCCACCCAGGCGAATGCGGATAATTCAATCCGCAAGAACGTCTATTATTTCATTTATGACACGACCGACGGCAGTCTGAAAAATTGGGATAAGAGTTTCTCGATTGCAGCCGGAAGCCTCCCCGCACTCATTACTGATCTGGACGGGCATTATAAAATCTTCGATCAGCCGACAAGTGGCGGCTCGACCGCAATTCCGATGTTCATCTTTGATGATGCCGGTAAATCGCATGTGCTGACCTGTGACGGTCTTCACGATAGTGGCGATTTCGACATGTGGCATCTGACCAATGAGAGCGGCTCGTGGGTTTCGGAGATTATCGGCGCGACCAATAATGAGGTGAATGATTTTTGCCTCGTCCCTGCGTCTGGCGGGCGGATCACCGCTTATTTTCCGACAGTGGCCCCCGCTGCATTCGCTGTGGATGGCGACATGTATTTTACAACCCGTGAATTGGATGGATCTTGGAGCGATGTTGAATTGTTCCGCGCCTCGGATGGTTCCAATGCCATCGGCGTTGGTTTGCCGGTTTTTAACGGAAGCTCCGCGCTTCGCTATGTGGTCTCCGAGATAAAACAAGACGACATGGATACCAGCGCGGGTGGCCTGCGCAAATTTGCATATGGTGATTTTGGTTATGTTACGGCAAGGAGCGCCCCCGTGGCTGTGAATGCTGCATATAATCGCAAGATCACGATCACATCACACCCAGCCAGCACGCTAATGAATTTTCCAGTGCTCGTCAGCGTCACGGATGCCGCGCTCAAGACTGTCGCCAATGGCGGTCACGTCCAGAATAGCAATGGGTATGACATCGTCTTTGCCGCCGACAATGCCTATGTGACGCCATATGCCTGGGAGGTGGTCTCCTATGATGGTTCATCCGGAACGTTGGAAGCGTGGGTTCAAATTCCTTCGGTATCCTCGTCGGTCGATACCGCGTTTTACATGCTATACGGCGATGCGGCGATTTCGACTTTCCAGAGTACGGCAACGGATGTTTGGGATTCGCATTATAAGGGCGTCTACCATCTGAGTGCTGGCCTCAATGTGAACGACAGCACGGCGGGAGCGAACAATGGCACGAACAACGGGGCTACCGCTGCTGCGGCCAAGATTGGTAGCGGCGCGGCATTCGACGGCTCAAGCCAATATATCGATCTCAGCAACAACGCGAATTTAAAGATCGCTCTGCCCGCGACGCTTTCGTTCTGGATTAAAAAAGATGCATCCTATAATGCGAGCACCAATTATTCGTTCCTGAACAACGACATCGTTTTCGGGGGCGCCGGTGGTGCGGGACGGTTTGGAATTGACATCGAGGACGGCGGCAGCGGGACGATATTCGTTGCGTTTGGCGATGGCACGGGCGGCGGAACTTATCGGGCCAAGGAAGGAGCCACAGCGCTATCGAATGCGACTGATTATTTCATCACATGCGTAGTGCGCGGTGCCACAGACATGACCATTTATCTGAATGGTGCCGATGATGGTGGTTCCTATTCCGGCACCGGCGGAACGTTGGCATATGGCTCCGGAAGTGGATCAATCGGGTTGGTTCAAGGGAGCACCAACGGGGGGAGCAACGGAGGGTTTTTCTTCGGCAAGATGGATGAGGTTCGTATTTCCGATATCGAACGTGCCGCGGCATGGGTCGCGGCGGAATACGCCAATCAGAATTCTCCGGGCACATTCTACACAGTGGGGTCTGAAGCAGGGCAATCCGTTCGAAAGATTAAGCGGCCCGGAATGGGGCTGCGTCTCGGGTTGAGGGCCGCTTGATGTTGCTGCTCTTTGCATCGTCCAATCCACCAACGGCGGCGGAAAGCGCGGTTGCATTCGCTGGCGCAGGGGCTTTTGCACCCGTTGGTGCAGTCATTCTGCCATCGTCGGTTGCCTTTACGGGCGCGGCAACGTTTTCCCCTGCATCAGGCGGGGCCACGATTATACCGTCATCCGTGAATTTCGCTGGCGGTGGCCTATTCTCTCCCAGATCGGCTGTAACCATTCCGACATCCGTGGCGTTTGCCGGTTCCGCGACTTTCGCGCCACATGTGATGCGAACTGGCGTCCCGACGATCAATCCAAATTACCTGCTTATTCCAAGGCCTCGTCGCCGGAGTTTAATTCCCAATGGGTGACATGCTGCGGTTCGATCCGATAACGCCAGATGGAAGGCCATCTCTATCGGTCAGCTTCGTTAGGATGCTCCCGGAAGATGTAACCGTTGCGAACGTCTCGACCGAATGCATCGTGCATCCAGAAAGCCTTGTCGCAGATGCCTCGGCTGATGAGCGATTGGAAGGTTCACCGATTGTCCAGGACGACGATCAAACGGTTTCGCAGTTCTTCAGCGGCGGTATTGCTGATGTTGATTATATCATCACATGGATCGCAACATATTCCGATGGCGAGATAGAGCCCGTCGATACCCTGCTTTCGGTACGCGCCTACAAAAACGTCGGCGCGTAGTGAGCAAGATTTCCAATCGCATACGGATGCGTCAGGTTCTTAAAATACTGCCAGCACCGGTACGAAAACAGATCAAGACGGCAGTTCTGTCATCCGCAGAGGAAATGGCTGATACCATGAAAGCACTCGCCAAGGTAAAAACTGGCGAGCTGCGACAGTCGATAGAAGTCACGTCGGGCGATGAGAATGTTGCTCTCTACAATCGAGTAAAAAGCAGCCGTATTGAGAAAGACCCCGAGCTTGCTGCGATAATCCATTCGGATTCCCCACATGCACGCGATGTTGAATTCGGCACCGCGCCGCATGTGAATGCCGGTGAATTCCGTGGAACGCAAAACCCCGGCGCACACGCGCAGCCATTCTTCTTCCCGGCATACCGCGCCCGCAAGCGTCAGGCGCAAGCGAAGATCAATCGCGCCGCACGGCAGGGCATCAAGGATGGCTTGAAATGAATGGCCCGGATTACGAATTGCAGGTCGCCGCGGTTACAGCGCTCCTGGCCGATGCAGCTCTAACCGCCCTCATAGGAACGCGGCTTTACCAGAATGTTCCGGCAAACCCGGCGTTCCCGTATGTGACGATTGGCGAAAGCCAGAACGTACCTGACGATGCCGAGTGCATCGATGGCTCTGAAATATTCCTGACGCTG is part of the Pirellulales bacterium genome and encodes:
- a CDS encoding BNR-4 repeat-containing protein, translating into MTVDYFAANGSTYPNYDNIGPCAFFDLTDNKTWDCHEIWNGSHRAIAVTVFDHATGAIDEYVISTNTLTNDGHGEGALCMTPDGRVLLFWGCHLSPCHIAITTNPRDPTDWTILTDLTTDGGVSYPHPVLVGSAIWLQLRDTFSGTHKPCVMFHTTTLSGTTVDWSSPIAVADFGNSTWFYASLMYAKGTDLHWVATQANADNSIRKNVYYFIYDTTDGSLKNWDKSFSIAAGSLPALITDLDGHYKIFDQPTSGGSTAIPMFIFDDAGKSHVLTCDGLHDSGDFDMWHLTNESGSWVSEIIGATNNEVNDFCLVPASGGRITAYFPTVAPAAFAVDGDMYFTTRELDGSWSDVELFRASDGSNAIGVGLPVFNGSSALRYVVSEIKQDDMDTSAGGLRKFAYGDFGYVTARSAPVAVNAAYNRKITITSHPASTLMNFPVLVSVTDAALKTVANGGHVQNSNGYDIVFAADNAYVTPYAWEVVSYDGSSGTLEAWVQIPSVSSSVDTAFYMLYGDAAISTFQSTATDVWDSHYKGVYHLSAGLNVNDSTAGANNGTNNGATAAAAKIGSGAAFDGSSQYIDLSNNANLKIALPATLSFWIKKDASYNASTNYSFLNNDIVFGGAGGAGRFGIDIEDGGSGTIFVAFGDGTGGGTYRAKEGATALSNATDYFITCVVRGATDMTIYLNGADDGGSYSGTGGTLAYGSGSGSIGLVQGSTNGGSNGGFFFGKMDEVRISDIERAAAWVAAEYANQNSPGTFYTVGSEAGQSVRKIKRPGMGLRLGLRAA
- a CDS encoding HK97 gp10 family phage protein, encoding MSKISNRIRMRQVLKILPAPVRKQIKTAVLSSAEEMADTMKALAKVKTGELRQSIEVTSGDENVALYNRVKSSRIEKDPELAAIIHSDSPHARDVEFGTAPHVNAGEFRGTQNPGAHAQPFFFPAYRARKRQAQAKINRAARQGIKDGLK